The genome window GGCGGCTTCGATTGTGGTTAGCAAGCATAGCTCTTCGGATGCGATGCCAACTGCCAACGAAATTAAAGCGCTCATCGCGCAAGCTGAGTAGGAGGGGATTATGGTGACTGAAAAAACAATTCGACTAACTACCGCGCAAGCTCTGGTGAAATTTTTAAATCAGCAGTATATTGAAGTGGACGGGGAAATGGCGCCGTTTGTGGACGGGATTTTCACGGTGTTTGGCCATGGAAATGTGGTTGGAATTGGCCAAGCGTTAGAAGAAGACCCGGGTCATTTAAATGTGTATCAAGGGAAAAATGAACAAGGCATGGCGCACGCGGCAATCGCCTACGCAAAACAAAAAAATCGCAAGCGCATTTACGCGTGTTCCGCATCAGCAGGACCAGGTTCCGCCAACCTAATAACAGCAGCTGGCACCGCACTTGCGAACAATTTACCAGTATTATTCCTGCCAGCCGATACATTCGCAACCAGACAGCCCGACCCAGTCTTACAACAATTAGAGCATGAGTCGAGCACGGCAATTACAACCAATGATGGCTTCCAAGCAGTCTCCAGATATTTTGACCGCGTGCAGCGACCCGAACAACTCATGAGCGCCCTGATTCGAGCTTTCGAAGTAATGACCAACCCAGCGAGCGCCGGCCCAGCTACAATTTGCATCGCGCAAGACACAGAAGGAGAAGCGTTCGATTATCCAGTCGAATTTTTCCAAAAACGAATTCACTATCTTAATCGGCAAATTCCAACGAAGCGCGAGCTAACCGAAGCGGCGCGACTCATCCAAGCTAGCAAAACCCCGGTTATCATCGTCGGCGGTGGCGCCCGCTATTCAGATGCTCGCGAAGAATTAATCACTCTTTCCGAGCAAAGCAACATTCCGCTCGTCGAAACGCACGCCGGAAAATCAACCGTTGAGTTTGACTTCAAAAACAACCTAGGTGGCACTGGAATCCTCGGCACGCTAGCTGCCAATAAAGCTATCCGTGACGCCGATTTGGTCATCGGAATTGGCACGCGCTACACCGATTTCACAACCAGTTCCAAAACTGCATTTGGCCCAGCAACCAAATTTATCAATATCAACGTCAGCCGCATGCAAACATACAAACTAGACGCTTTCCAAGTTGTCGGCGACGCCAAAGCTACCCTAGCCGAACTTGCGCCACTTTTAAAAGGCTATCAAACCCAATTTGGC of Listeria monocytogenes contains these proteins:
- the iolD gene encoding 3D-(3,5/4)-trihydroxycyclohexane-1,2-dione acylhydrolase (decyclizing), which encodes MTEKTIRLTTAQALVKFLNQQYIEVDGEMAPFVDGIFTVFGHGNVVGIGQALEEDPGHLNVYQGKNEQGMAHAAIAYAKQKNRKRIYACSASAGPGSANLITAAGTALANNLPVLFLPADTFATRQPDPVLQQLEHESSTAITTNDGFQAVSRYFDRVQRPEQLMSALIRAFEVMTNPASAGPATICIAQDTEGEAFDYPVEFFQKRIHYLNRQIPTKRELTEAARLIQASKTPVIIVGGGARYSDAREELITLSEQSNIPLVETHAGKSTVEFDFKNNLGGTGILGTLAANKAIRDADLVIGIGTRYTDFTTSSKTAFGPATKFININVSRMQTYKLDAFQVVGDAKATLAELAPLLKGYQTQFGDRIAAYKAEWLAERTRLQNTKFNREAFTPEIKDQFDQATLNEYADSLQTEFTQTEALITINDTVAPDSIVVCSAGSLPGDLQRLWNPAIPNTYHLEYGYSCMGYEINGALGAKMAATNNQEVYSIVGDGSFCMSHSELLTSLQYGKKINIMLFDNSGFGCINNLQMANGSDSFFCEFRDSDNQIMQVDYAKIAEGYGAKVYRANTKEDLISALEDAKKQTKTTLIDMKVLPKTMSEGYLNWWNVGVSEVSNKESIKQAYEEKQTNLKNARLY